One Dermochelys coriacea isolate rDerCor1 chromosome 21, rDerCor1.pri.v4, whole genome shotgun sequence genomic window carries:
- the AMPD1 gene encoding AMP deaminase 1 gives MAHPSATRLSTIDEFIAASPLYQAVPDFQRVQISGDYASGVTIEDFEVVCRGLYRALCIREKYMQKSFQRFPKTPSQYLRNIEGEVWRADDGCAPVFTPPVKEGEDPFRLDNLPEDLGYCIRMQGGVVYVYADAVAARRGEPKDLPYPNLEDFLDDMNFLLALIAQGPMKTYTHRRLKFLSSKFNVHEMLNEMEELKELKNNPHRDFYNCRKVDTHIHAAACMNQKHLLHFIKKSYRVDAERVVYDAKGKKLTLKQLFQQLNLHPYDLTVDSLDVHAGRQTFQRFDKFNDKYNPVGASELRDLYLKTENTIDGEYFATIIKEVSSDLEDAKYQHAEPRLSIYGRSPEEWPKLASWFNRHRVYSPNMKWMIQVPRIYDVFRAKKFLPHFGKMLENIFVPVFEATVCPQDNKELSVFLQHQITGFDSVDDESKHSGHMFSTKSPKPDKWSHEKNPSYTYYLYYMYANIMVLNNLRRERGMNTFLFRPHCGEAGAITHLLAAFMTADNISHGLNLKKSPVLQYLYFLAQIPIAMSPLSNNSLFLEYAKNPLLDFHQKGLMVSLSTDDPMQFHYTKEPLMEEYAIAAQVFKLSTCDMCEIARNSVLQCGLSHEEKSKFLGENYREEGPQGNNIWKTNVPQIRMAYRYETWCYELNLIAEGLKTPE, from the exons ATGGCTCATCCTTCTGCAACCAGACTCTCCACCATTGACGAGTTCATCGCTGCCTCGCCACTGTACCAGGCGGTGCCCGACTTCCAGCGCGTGCAGATCTCAGGGGACTATGCCTCAGGG GTCACAATTGAGGATTTTGAAGTCGTCTGCAGAGGCCTCTACCGGGCTTTGTGCATCCGGGAGAAATACATGCAGAAGTCGTTTCAGAGGTTCCCCAAGACCCCATCTCAGTATCTGCGCAACATTGAAGGCGAGGTTTGGCGAGCCGATGATGGGTGCGCCCCAG TGTTCACCCCGCCGGTGAAGGAGGGTGAGGATCCTTTCCGGTTGGACAATCTGCCTGAGGACCTGGGCTACTGCATCCGCATGCAGGGCGGTGTGGTCTATGTCTATGCCGACGCGGTGGCTGCCAGACGAGGGGAGCCCAAGGACCTGCCCTACCCCAACCTCGAGGACTTCCTCGATGACATGAACTTCCTCCTCGCCCTGATTGCACAGGGACCCAT GAAAACCTACACTCATCGGCGCCTgaagttcctctcctccaagttcaATGTGCACGAGATGCTGAATGAGATGGAGGAGCTGAAGGAGCTGAAGAACAACCCTCATCGGGATTTTTACAACTGCAGGAAG GTGGACACCCACATTCATGCTGCAGCCTGCATGAACCAGAAGCACCTGCTGCACTTCATCAAGAAGTCGTACCGTGTGGACGCAGAGAGGGTCGTGTATGACGCCAAGGGCAAGAAACTCACCCTGAAGCAGCTCTTCCAGCAGCTCAACCTGCACCCCTATGACCTGACGGTGGATTCTCTTGATGTCCACGCT GGGCGCCAGACCTTCCAGCGCTTTGACAAGTTTAATGACAAGTACAACCCGGTGGGAGCCAGTGAGCTGCGTGACCTCTACCTGAAGACAGAAAACACCATTGATGGCGAGTACTTTGCCACCATCATCAAG GAAGTCAGCTCTGACTTGGAGGACGCCAAGTACCAGCACGCGGAACCCCGCCTGTCCATCTACGGGCGCTCACCAGAGGAGTGGCCCAAACTGGCCAGCTGGTTCAACCGGCACAGGGTCTACTCCCCCAACATGAAGTGGATGATCCAAGTGCCCAGGATTTA CGATGTGTTCAGGGCCAAGAAATTCCTCCCCCACTTTGGGAAGAtgctggaaaatatttttgtgcCAGTGTTTGAAGCGACGGTCTGTCCTCAGGACAACAAGGAGCTGAGCGTATTCCTGCAACAC CAGATCACCGGTTTTGATAGTGTGGATGACGAGTCCAAGCACAGTGGGCACATGTTCTCCACCAAGAGCCCCAAACCGGACAAGTGGAGCCATGAGAAGAACCCGTCCTACACCTACTACCTGTACTACATGTACGCCAACATCATGGTGCTCAACAACCTCCGCAG GGAACGCGGCATGAACACCTTCCTGTTCCGACCCCACTGTGGGGAAGCTGGGGCCATCACCCACCTGCTTGCAGCCTTCATGACAGCAGATAATATCTCCCATGGCCTGAACCTAAAAAAG AGTCCTGTGCTGCAGTACCTGTACTTTCTTGCCCAAATCCCCATTGCTATGTCCCCGCTCAGCAACAACAGCCTCTTCCTTGAGTACGCCAAAAACCCACTGCTGGACTTCCACCAGAAAGGCCTGATGGTCTCTCTCTCCACGGACGACCCCATGCAGTTCCACTACACCAAG GAGCCCCTGATGGAAGAATATGCCATTGCTGCCCAAGTCTTCAAACTCAGCACCTGTGACATGTGTGAGATTGCCAGGAACAGTGTCCTGCAATGTGGTCTGTCCCATGAG GAGAAGTCCAAGTTCCTGGGGGAGAATTACCGTGAGGAGGGGCCCCAAGGCAACAACATCTGGAAGACAAATGTACCTCAGATCCGCATGGCCTATCGCTATGAGACCTGGTGCTACGAACTCAATCTCATCGCAGAGGGCCTGAAAACCCCGGAGTAG